The following coding sequences are from one Streptococcus sp. NPS 308 window:
- a CDS encoding homoserine dehydrogenase: MTVKIALLGFGTVASGVPFLLKENGEKIVQSAHSEIEVAKVLVKDEDEKNHLLAAGNDFNFVTNVDDILSDKDVTIVVELMGRIEPAKTFITRALEAGKHVVTANKDLLAVHGAELLEIAKEHNVALYYEAAVAGGIPILRTLANSLASDKITRVLGVVNGTSNFMMTKMVEEGWSYDDALAEAQRLGFAESDPTNDVDGIDAAYKMVILSQFAFGMKVAFDDVAHKGIRNITPEDVAVAQELGYVVKLVGSIEETPSGIAAEVTPTFLPKAHPLASVNGVMNAVFVESIGIGESMYYGPGAGQKPTATSVVADIVRIVRRLNDGTIGKDFNEYSRDLVLANPEDVKANYYFSILAPDSKGQVLKLAEIFNDQDISFKQILQDGKEGDKARVVIITHKINKAQLEKVSAELAKASEFDLLNTFKVLGE, translated from the coding sequence ATGACAGTTAAAATTGCTTTACTTGGATTTGGTACCGTTGCAAGTGGCGTACCATTCCTCCTAAAGGAAAATGGAGAAAAAATCGTTCAGTCAGCTCATTCAGAGATTGAAGTAGCCAAGGTATTGGTCAAGGATGAAGATGAAAAGAATCACTTGCTTGCTGCAGGGAATGACTTTAACTTTGTAACCAATGTAGATGATATTTTATCAGACAAAGATGTTACCATTGTAGTGGAATTGATGGGACGTATCGAACCTGCTAAGACCTTTATCACTCGTGCCTTGGAAGCTGGGAAACACGTTGTTACTGCTAACAAGGACCTTTTGGCTGTCCATGGCGCAGAATTGCTAGAAATCGCTAAAGAGCACAATGTAGCACTCTACTACGAAGCGGCAGTAGCTGGTGGGATTCCAATTCTTCGCACTCTAGCAAATTCATTGGCTTCTGATAAAATCACGCGCGTTCTTGGTGTCGTAAACGGAACTTCTAACTTCATGATGACTAAGATGGTGGAAGAAGGCTGGTCTTACGATGACGCTCTGGCCGAAGCTCAAAGACTAGGTTTTGCAGAAAGCGACCCTACAAATGATGTAGATGGGATTGATGCAGCCTATAAGATGGTGATTTTGAGCCAATTTGCCTTTGGGATGAAGGTTGCCTTTGACGATGTAGCCCACAAGGGAATCCGTAACATCACACCAGAAGATGTAGCTGTGGCTCAAGAGCTTGGTTATGTTGTGAAATTGGTTGGTTCTATCGAGGAAACTCCTTCAGGTATTGCGGCAGAAGTGACTCCAACCTTCCTTCCTAAAGCACATCCACTTGCTAGTGTGAATGGTGTAATGAACGCAGTCTTTGTGGAGTCTATCGGCATCGGTGAATCTATGTACTACGGACCAGGTGCTGGTCAAAAACCAACTGCAACAAGTGTTGTAGCGGACATTGTCCGTATCGTTCGTCGCTTGAATGATGGTACCATTGGTAAAGACTTCAACGAATATAGCCGTGACTTGGTCTTGGCAAATCCAGAAGATGTTAAAGCAAACTACTATTTCTCAATCTTGGCACCAGATTCAAAAGGTCAGGTCTTGAAATTGGCTGAAATCTTTAATGATCAAGATATTTCCTTCAAGCAAATCCTCCAAGATGGAAAAGAGGGGGACAAGGCGCGTGTAGTGATTATCACTCATAAGATTAATAAAGCACAACTTGAGAAGGTTTCCGCTGAGTTGGCCAAAGCTTCAGAATTTGACCTCTTGAATACCTTCAAGGTGTTAGGAGAATAG
- the thrB gene encoding homoserine kinase, protein MKIIVPATSANIGPGFDSVGVAVTKYLQIEICEERDEWLIEHQIGKWIPHDERNLLLKIALQIVPDLQPRRLKMTSDVPLARGLGSSSSVIVAGIELANQLGKLNLSDHDKLQLATKIEGHPDNVAPAIYGNLVVASSVDGEVSAIVADFPECDFLAYIPNYELRTRDSRGVLPKKLSYKEAVAASSIANVAVAALLAGDMVTAGQAIEGDLFHERYRQNLVREFATIKQVAKENGAYATYLSGAGPTVMVLASHDKMPKIKAELQKQSFKGKLHDLKVDTQGVRVQAK, encoded by the coding sequence ATGAAGATTATTGTACCTGCAACCAGTGCCAATATCGGGCCAGGTTTTGACTCGGTCGGTGTAGCTGTTACCAAGTATCTTCAAATTGAGATCTGTGAAGAACGGGATGAGTGGTTGATTGAACACCAGATTGGCAAATGGATTCCACATGACGAGCGTAATCTCTTGCTTAAGATTGCTTTGCAAATTGTGCCAGACTTGCAACCGAGACGCTTGAAAATGACCAGTGATGTTCCCTTGGCGCGTGGCTTGGGTTCTTCTAGCTCGGTTATTGTTGCTGGGATTGAACTAGCTAACCAACTGGGCAAACTCAACTTATCTGACCATGACAAATTGCAGTTGGCGACCAAGATTGAAGGGCATCCTGACAATGTAGCTCCAGCTATCTATGGAAATCTCGTTGTTGCGAGCTCTGTTGACGGAGAAGTTTCTGCTATCGTAGCAGACTTCCCAGAATGTGATTTCCTAGCCTACATTCCAAACTATGAATTGCGTACCCGAGATAGCCGTGGTGTCTTGCCTAAGAAATTGTCTTACAAGGAAGCTGTTGCAGCAAGTTCGATTGCCAATGTTGCTGTTGCAGCCTTGTTGGCAGGAGACATGGTGACTGCTGGACAAGCAATCGAGGGAGACCTCTTCCACGAGCGCTATCGTCAGAACTTGGTGAGAGAATTTGCGACGATTAAGCAAGTAGCCAAAGAGAATGGTGCCTATGCAACCTATCTCTCTGGGGCTGGTCCGACGGTTATGGTTCTGGCTTCTCATGACAAGATGCCCAAGATTAAAGCTGAGTTGCAAAAGCAGTCTTTTAAAGGCAAACTTCATGATTTGAAGGTGGATACCCAAGGTGTTCGTGTCCAAGCAAAATAA
- the msrB gene encoding peptide-methionine (R)-S-oxide reductase MsrB: MAEIYLAGGCFWGLEEYFSRISGVLATSVGYANGQVETTNYQLLKETDHAETVQVIYDEKAVSLREILLYFFRVIDPLSINQQGNDRGRQYRTGIYYQDEADLPAIYTVMQEQERMLGRKIAVEVEKLRHYILAEDYHQDYLKKNPSGYCHIDVTDAEKPLIDASNYEKPSQEVLRESLSAESYRVTQEAATEAPFSNAYDQIFEEGIYVDITTGEPLFFAKDKFASGCGWPSFSRPISKELIHYYKDLSHGMERIEVRSRSGNAHLGHVFTDGPQELGGLRYCINSASLRFVAKDEMEKAGYGYLLPYLNK, encoded by the coding sequence ATGGCAGAAATTTATCTAGCAGGTGGTTGTTTTTGGGGTTTAGAGGAGTATTTTTCCAGAATTTCTGGAGTGCTAGCGACCAGTGTTGGCTACGCTAATGGGCAAGTCGAAACAACCAATTACCAGCTGCTCAAGGAAACAGACCATGCAGAAACAGTTCAAGTGATTTACGATGAGAAGGCAGTGTCACTCAGAGAGATTTTGCTCTATTTTTTCCGAGTCATCGATCCCTTATCTATCAACCAGCAAGGGAATGACCGTGGTCGTCAATATCGTACTGGGATTTATTATCAGGATGAAGCAGACCTGCCAGCTATCTACACAGTGATGCAGGAGCAGGAGCGTATGCTGGGTCGAAAGATTGCAGTAGAAGTGGAGAAACTTCGCCACTATATTCTGGCGGAAGACTACCACCAAGACTATCTTAAGAAGAATCCTTCCGGTTACTGTCATATCGATGTGACAGATGCTGAGAAGCCATTGATTGACGCCTCAAATTATGAAAAGCCTAGTCAAGAAGTGTTAAGGGAAAGTTTGTCAGCAGAGTCTTATCGTGTTACGCAAGAAGCTGCAACAGAGGCTCCATTTAGCAATGCTTATGACCAAATCTTTGAAGAGGGGATATATGTAGACATCACGACGGGTGAACCGCTTTTTTTCGCTAAGGATAAGTTTGCTTCAGGTTGTGGTTGGCCAAGTTTTAGTCGTCCGATTTCTAAGGAATTGATTCATTACTACAAGGACCTGAGCCATGGAATGGAGCGAATCGAGGTTCGTTCTCGCTCAGGCAATGCTCACTTGGGTCATGTTTTCACAGATGGACCTCAGGAGTTAGGTGGCCTGCGTTACTGTATTAATTCTGCCTCCTTGCGCTTTGTAGCAAAGGATGAGATGGAAAAAGCAGGATATGGCTATCTATTACCTTACTTAAACAAATAA
- a CDS encoding ABC transporter ATP-binding protein, with protein MKHLLSYFKSYIKESILAPLFKLLEAVFELLVPMVIAGIVDQSLPQRDQGHLWMQIGLLLIFAVIGVLVALIAQFYSAKAAVGFAKELTNDLYRHILSLPKESRDRLTTSSLVTRLTSDTYQIQTGINQFLRLFLRAPIIVFGAIFMAYRISAELTFWFLVMVGFLTIVIVGLSRLVNPLYSGLRKKTDQLVQETRQQLQGMRVIRAFGQEKRELQIFQTLNQVYARLQEKTGFWSSLLTPLTYLIVNGTLLVIIWQGYISIQGGLLSQGALIALINYLLQILVELVKLAMLINSLNQSYISAKRIEEVFTEAPEDIHSELDQKQATSNQVLQVQELTFTYPDAAQPSLKGISFDMTQGQILGIIGGTGSGKSSLVQVLLGLYPADKGSIDLYRDGRSPLNLEQWRSWIAYVPQKVELFKGTIRSNLTVGFNQEVTDQELWQALEIAQAKDFVSDKEGLLDALVEAGGRNFSGGQKQRLSIARAVLRQAPFLILDDATSALDTITESKLLRSIRENLPNTSLILISQRTSTLQMVDQILLLEKGELLAIGKHEDLMKSSQVYREINASQHGKED; from the coding sequence ATGAAACACTTACTATCTTACTTCAAATCCTATATCAAAGAATCCATTTTAGCTCCCTTGTTCAAGCTACTTGAAGCTGTTTTTGAGCTCTTGGTTCCCATGGTGATTGCTGGGATTGTTGACCAATCCTTGCCCCAGAGAGATCAAGGACACCTCTGGATGCAGATTGGCCTACTCCTTATCTTTGCAGTGATTGGCGTTTTAGTAGCCTTGATTGCTCAATTTTATTCAGCAAAGGCAGCGGTAGGTTTTGCCAAGGAATTGACAAACGACCTCTATCGTCATATTCTTTCTTTACCAAAGGAAAGCAGAGACCGTTTGACAACTTCTAGCTTGGTCACTCGCTTGACCTCGGATACCTACCAGATTCAGACTGGTATTAATCAGTTTCTGCGTCTCTTTTTGAGAGCGCCTATTATCGTTTTTGGGGCAATCTTTATGGCCTATCGCATCTCAGCTGAGCTGACTTTCTGGTTTTTGGTCATGGTTGGTTTTTTGACAATCGTTATTGTTGGGCTCTCTCGTCTGGTCAATCCTCTCTACAGTGGTCTCAGAAAGAAAACGGACCAACTGGTTCAGGAAACGCGCCAGCAATTACAAGGGATGCGGGTGATTCGTGCTTTTGGGCAAGAAAAACGAGAGTTACAGATTTTTCAAACCCTTAACCAAGTTTATGCCAGATTACAAGAAAAAACAGGTTTCTGGTCTAGTTTACTAACACCTCTGACCTATCTGATTGTTAATGGAACTCTGCTTGTCATCATCTGGCAGGGATATATTTCTATACAAGGAGGTTTACTCAGCCAGGGTGCTCTCATTGCCCTTATCAACTATCTCTTACAGATTTTGGTGGAATTGGTCAAACTAGCTATGCTGATCAATTCTCTCAACCAATCCTATATCTCAGCCAAGCGAATCGAGGAAGTTTTTACCGAAGCTCCAGAAGATATCCATTCAGAATTAGATCAAAAGCAAGCTACTAGTAATCAGGTTTTACAAGTCCAAGAATTGACCTTTACCTATCCTGATGCAGCCCAGCCTTCTCTGAAAGGCATTTCCTTTGATATGACTCAAGGACAAATCCTTGGTATCATTGGAGGAACAGGTTCTGGTAAGTCAAGCTTGGTGCAAGTCTTACTTGGACTTTATCCAGCAGATAAGGGAAGCATTGACCTTTATCGAGATGGACGTAGTCCTCTTAATTTGGAGCAGTGGCGGTCTTGGATTGCCTATGTGCCTCAAAAAGTCGAGCTCTTTAAAGGAACTATTCGTTCCAACTTGACGGTGGGTTTCAATCAAGAAGTAACTGACCAAGAGCTCTGGCAGGCCTTGGAGATTGCGCAAGCAAAGGATTTTGTCAGTGATAAGGAAGGACTCTTAGATGCCCTAGTTGAGGCCGGAGGACGAAATTTCTCAGGTGGACAAAAACAAAGGTTGTCTATCGCCCGAGCAGTCTTGCGCCAAGCTCCGTTTCTCATCCTAGATGATGCAACCTCGGCCCTCGACACCATTACCGAGTCCAAGCTCTTGAGATCTATCCGAGAGAACTTACCTAACACGAGCTTAATCTTGATTTCTCAACGAACCTCAACTTTACAGATGGTTGACCAGATTCTCCTCTTGGAAAAAGGCGAGCTCCTAGCTATCGGCAAGCACGAGGACTTGATGAAGTCCAGTCAAGTCTATCGTGAAATCAATGCTTCCCAACATGGAAAGGAGGACTAG
- a CDS encoding ABC transporter ATP-binding protein has translation MRRQSANQTLTRLAKDIASHPFLLFLAFLGTIAQVGLSIYLPILIGQVIDQVLVAGSSPVFWHIFIQMILVVIGNTLVQWANPLLYNRLIFSYTRDLRERIIYKLHRLPIAFVDRQGSGEMVSRVTTDIEQLAAGLTMIFNQFFIGVLMILVSILAMLQIHLLMTLLVLLLTPLSMVISRFIAKKSYHLFQKQTETRGIQTQLIEESLSQQTIIQSINAQGEFIQRLHEANDNYANYSQSAIFYSSTVNPSTRFVNALIYALLAGVGAYRIMMGSTLTIGRLVTFLNYVQQYTKPFNDISSVLAELQSALACAERVYAVLESPEIAETGKEILTSDQVKGAISFKHVSFGYHPEKILIKNLSIDIPAGSKVAIVGPTGAGKSTLINLLMRFYPIKSGDILLDGRSIYDYTRASLRQQIGMVLQETWLKQGTIHDNIAFGNPEASREQVIAAAKAANADFFIQQLPQGYDTKLENAGESLSVGQAQLLTIARVFLAIPKILILDEATSSIDTRTEVLVQDAFAKLMKGRTSFIIAHRLSTIQDADLILVLVDGDIVEHGNHQDLMARKGKYYQMQKAATFNSE, from the coding sequence ATGAGACGACAATCTGCAAACCAGACGCTCACACGTTTGGCTAAAGACATTGCAAGTCACCCTTTCCTCCTTTTCCTAGCCTTCCTAGGAACTATTGCCCAAGTTGGCTTATCAATTTACCTACCTATTCTGATTGGGCAGGTCATTGACCAGGTCCTAGTGGCTGGTTCTTCACCAGTTTTTTGGCATATTTTCATTCAGATGATATTGGTAGTCATAGGAAATACTCTGGTACAATGGGCCAACCCTCTTCTTTATAATCGTCTAATCTTCTCTTATACCAGAGACTTGCGAGAGCGAATAATCTATAAGCTCCATCGTTTACCGATTGCCTTTGTAGATAGGCAAGGTAGTGGGGAGATGGTTAGTCGTGTAACCACAGACATAGAACAGTTGGCAGCAGGCTTGACCATGATTTTTAATCAATTTTTCATTGGTGTCTTGATGATTTTGGTTAGTATTCTAGCAATGCTCCAAATTCACCTCCTCATGACCCTTTTGGTCTTGCTGTTGACACCCCTATCCATGGTGATTTCACGCTTTATTGCCAAGAAATCTTATCATCTCTTCCAAAAGCAAACGGAGACAAGAGGGATTCAGACCCAGTTGATTGAAGAATCGCTTAGCCAGCAGACTATTATCCAGTCCATTAATGCTCAAGGAGAGTTTATTCAAAGATTGCATGAGGCTAATGATAACTACGCAAACTATTCTCAGTCAGCTATCTTTTATTCTTCAACGGTCAATCCTTCGACTCGATTTGTTAATGCGCTCATTTATGCTCTTCTAGCTGGAGTAGGAGCTTATCGTATCATGATGGGATCCACACTGACCATTGGGCGTTTAGTGACTTTTTTGAACTATGTCCAACAGTACACCAAGCCCTTTAATGATATTTCTTCAGTTCTAGCCGAGTTACAAAGTGCTCTCGCCTGCGCAGAGCGTGTCTATGCAGTCTTAGAAAGTCCTGAGATTGCTGAAACAGGTAAGGAAATCTTGACCAGCGACCAAGTCAAGGGAGCTATTTCCTTTAAACATGTCTCTTTTGGTTACCATCCTGAAAAGATTTTGATTAAGAATTTATCGATTGACATTCCAGCTGGTAGCAAGGTTGCTATTGTTGGTCCTACGGGTGCTGGAAAATCAACCCTCATCAATCTCCTCATGCGTTTTTATCCCATTAAATCGGGAGATATCTTGCTAGATGGTCGTTCCATTTATGACTATACCCGAGCATCATTGAGACAACAAATTGGCATGGTGCTACAGGAAACTTGGCTCAAGCAAGGGACCATTCATGACAATATTGCCTTTGGCAATCCTGAAGCCAGTCGGGAGCAGGTGATTGCTGCTGCCAAAGCAGCCAATGCAGACTTTTTCATCCAACAGTTGCCGCAGGGATACGATACTAAGTTGGAAAATGCAGGAGAATCTCTATCTGTCGGTCAAGCCCAGCTTTTGACCATCGCCCGAGTCTTTCTAGCTATTCCAAAGATTCTTATCTTAGACGAGGCAACTTCCTCCATCGATACTCGGACAGAAGTGCTAGTTCAGGATGCCTTTGCTAAACTCATGAAGGGACGAACAAGTTTTATCATTGCCCACCGCTTGTCTACTATTCAGGATGCGGATCTGATTCTAGTCTTGGTGGATGGTGACATCGTGGAGCATGGAAACCATCAGGATCTCATGGCTAGAAAGGGCAAGTATTACCAAATGCAAAAGGCTGCGACTTTTAACTCAGAGTAA